A single region of the Brassica rapa cultivar Chiifu-401-42 chromosome A03, CAAS_Brap_v3.01, whole genome shotgun sequence genome encodes:
- the LOC103857887 gene encoding proline transporter 1 produces MSATGAKNRTSNVNGAEHFDIEVPDTAHQISSDSWFQVAFVLTTGINNAYVLGYSGTVMVPLGWVGGVIGLILASAISLYANILVAKLHEFGGKRHIRYRDLAGFIYGRKAYCVTWGLQYVNLFMINCGFIILAGSALKAVYVLFRDDHTMKLPYFIAIAGFVCAVFAIGVPHLSALGIWLGVSTILSLIYIIVAMVLSVKDGVKTPHSRDYEIQGSSISKLFTITAAAANLFFVFNTGMLPEIQATVKQPVVKNMVKALYFQFTLGLLPMYAVMFIGYWAYGSSTSTYLLNNVNGPVWVKALANISAFLQTVICLHIFASPSYEYMDTKFGIKGGTFVLKNLLFRIMARGGYLAVSTLLSALLPFLGDFMSLTGAVSTIPLTFILANHMYYKAKNDKLNTMQKLWHWLNVVFFSLMSVAATIAALRLIVVDSKNFHVFADL; encoded by the exons ATGAGTGCCACAGGAGCTAAGAATCGCACAAGCAATGTAAATGGCGCAGAACACTTTGATATCGAAGTCCCTGACACTGCTCATCAGATTAGCAGCG ATTCATGGTTTCAAGTGGCGTTCGTTCTTACAACCGGTATAAACAACGCGTATGTGTTGGGATATTCAGGAACAGTAATGGTTCCATTAGGTTGGGTTGGTGGTGTAATTGGTCTTATTCTTGCTTCTGCAATCTCTCTCTACGCAAATATTCTTGTAGCCAAGCTTCATGAGTTTGGTGGCAAAAGACACATTCGCTATAGAGATCTTGCTGGATTCATTTACG GTAGAAAGGCTTATTGTGTTACATGGGGATTGCAATATGTCAATCTTTTCATGATTAATTGTGGATTTATCATCCTAGCTGGTTCTGCTTTAAAG GCTGTTTATGTGCTTTTTAGGGATGATCATACAATGAAACTACCTTACTTTATAGCTATCGCCGGTTTTGTATGTGCGGTTTTTGCCATTGGTGTTCCTCACTTATCGGCTCTAGGGATCTGGCTTGGAGTTTCGACAATACTCAGTCTCATCTACATCATTGTGGCAATGGTCCTATCAGTTAAAGATG gagTGAAAACACCACATTCAAGAGATTACGAGATACAAGGATCATCGATAAGTAAACTATTTACCATCACAGCTGCTGCcgcaaatcttttttttgttttcaacacAGGGATGCTTCCAGAAATTCAG GCGACAGTGAAGCAACCGGTTGTGAAAAATATGGTGAAGGCTCTATACTTTCAGTTCACGTTAGGTCTTTTACCAATGTACGCGGTTATGTTCATTGGATATTGGGCTTACGGATCTTCAACCTCCACCTATCTGCTAAACAACGTTAATGGCCCAGTCTGGGTCAAAGCCCTTGCTAACATCTCAGCTTTCCTTCAGACCGTTATCTGTTTGCAC ATTTTTGCGAGTCCATCATATGAGTATATGGACACAAAGTTTGGGATCAAAGGAGGCACATTTGTGTTAAAGAACTTGTTGTTTAGGATCATGGCTCGAGGCGGGTACCTAGCGGTTAGCACACTTCTCTCGGCGCTCTTGCCCTTCTTAGGGGACTTCATGAGCCTCACTGGTGCAGTGAGCACAATCCCTCTTACATTCATTCTAGCCAACCACATGTACTATAAGGCTAAGAACGATAAGCTCAATACTATGCAGAAGCTGTGGCACTGGCTTAACGTTGTCTTCTTCAGTTTGATGTCTGTTGCTGCCACTATTGCAGCTCTTAGACTCATCGTTGTTGACTCCAAGAATTTTCACGTGTTTGCAGATTTGTAA
- the LOC103857889 gene encoding LIM domain-containing protein WLIM2a, which translates to MSFTGTQQKCRACEKTVYPMELLSADGVSFHKSCFKCSHCKTTLQLSNYSSMEGVLYCKPHFEQLFKETGSFNKNFQSPAKPLTDKPTPELTRTPSRVAGMFSGTQDKCATCSKTVYPIEKVTVESQCYHKSCFKCSHGGCAISPSNYAALEGILYCKHHFAQLFKEKGSYNHLIKSASIKRSAAAAATAASAVEPVPES; encoded by the exons ATGTCGTTTACAGGGACTCAGCAGAAATGCAGAGCGTGCGAGAAGACGGTGTACCCTATGGAGCTTCTCTCAGCTGATGGGGTTTCTTTTCACAAGTCTTGCTTCAAGTGCTCTCACTGCAAAACCACACTTCAA CTGAGCAATTACTCATCAATGGAAGGTGTGTTGTACTGTAAGCCTCATTTTGAGCAGCTCTTTAAGGAGACTGGTAGCTTCAACAAGAACTTTCAGTCAC CTGCAAAGCCATTAACTGACAAGCCAACTCCTGAGCTG ACAAGGACACCAAGCCGAGTTGCTGGAATGTTCTCTGGTACGCAAGACAAGTGCGCTACTTGCAGTAAAACCGTGTATCCTATCGAAAAG GTGACTGTGGAGAGCCAGTGTTACCATAAGTCTTGCTTCAAATGTTCACATGGAGGCTGTGCGATTTCTCCATCGAACTATGCAGCGCTCGAGGGGATATTGTACTGCAAGCACCACTTCGCTCAGCTTTTCAAGGAGAAAGGAAGTTACAATCACCTCATCAAATCTGCTTCCATCAAACGCTCTGCTGCTGCGGCTGCTACTGCAGCTTCTGCTGTAGAACCTGTACCTGAATCTTAA
- the LOC103857891 gene encoding uncharacterized protein At2g39910, with the protein MSNTTFDDLHSRLLRVSEPIAETLRRTQYKPQESSKVSTKDLLLSLLPNTSPPPRLLDEEQSLSSIKSLALACALLSSSRSSTHELLSWIPESLSVAGESAFSEISRVYFSDSNAENERLVMELLPVVLPELKDGIEGSSMGKDNDEEDVSAAMTRKPVGYAILAAHQLRWFVTQVDKPNLAKVCNLVVPCALTALDHWSPDVKRQGMISFVHIAKNVSSGDLGSYGDVVLDACCQNIASDDEIWIHVVELSVLLVTKLHPNNPRSSWYERIMNEMLGHLERQPRNKEKRMAWLTFVEPLLNALGLFLLAHFRRIFPLFFQWMHSDDAQTVLLVLERLETVVRLTWIRNSPVFPRLVEELVSLYKESSMRKERDEIRPLILRILKLLRECKRLQFESAWRQYQDDPNLSTVVEYICRPALSEQREPLVGSEGL; encoded by the exons ATGTCAAACACAACCTTTGATGACCTCCATAGCCGTCTTCTCCG AGTATCTGAACCAATAGCAGAGACTCTCAGACGCACTCAATACAAACCGCAAGAGAGCAGCAAAGTATCCACCAAAGACTTACTCTTGTCTCTGTTACCAAAcacttctcctcctcctcgacTACTCGATGAAGAACAGAGTCTCTCTTCGATCAAAAGCCTCGCACTTGCTTGTGcccttctctcttcttctcgtTCCTCCACTCACGAACTCCTCTCGTGGATCCCCGAAAGCCTCTCCGTCGCAGGGGAGTCAGCTTTTTCCGAGATATCTCGGGTTTATTTCAGTGACAGTAACGCTGAGAACGAGAGGTTGGTGATGGAGTTGTTGCCGGTTGTTTTGCCGGAGTTGAAAGATGGAATAGAAGGGAGCTCAATGGGTAAGGAcaatgatgaagaggatgtttCAGCTGCTATGACGAGAAAGCCAGTTGGTTATGCCATCTTAGCAGCTCACCAGCTCAGGTGGTTTGTGACTCAG GTGGATAAGCCGAATCTGGCGAAAGTTTGCAACTTGGTGGTTCCATGTGCTTTGACAGCACTTGATCATTGGTCTCCTGATGTCAAA AGACAGGGTATGATAAGCTTTGTGCACATTGCAAAGAATGTGAGTTCAGGTGATCTCGGTTCGTATGGAGATGTGGTTCTTGATGCGTGTTGCCAGAACATAGCTTCTGATGACGAGATTTGGATACATGTAGTGGAGTTATCTGTGCTTCTTGTGACTAAACTGCATCCTAATAATCCTCGTAGCTCTTG GTACGAGAGGATCATGAATGAGATGCTTGGTCATCTAGAACGCCAACCAAGAAACAAAGAGAAACGTATGGCTTGGCTTACATTCGTTGAGCCGCTCTTGAACGCTCTGGGGCTTTTCTTGCTTGCTCATTTTCGACGTATCTTCCCTCTTTTCTTCCAGTGGATGCATTCAGATGATGCCCAAACCGTTTTGTTG GTTCTTGAGAGACTGGAGACGGTTGTGAGGTTGACATGGATTAGAAACTCGCCTGTGTTCCCAAG ATTGGTGGAGGAGCTTGTCTCCTTGTACAAAGAGTCATCTATGCGTAAGGAGCGTGATGAGATTAGACCTCTTATCCTACGTATCTTGAAGCTACTCCGCGA GTGCAAAAGGTTACAGTTTGAGTCAGCGTGGAGGCAGTATCAGGATGATCCAAATCTGAGCACGGTTGTGGAATATATATGTAGACCAGCTCTGTCTGAACAGAGAGAGCCTCTCGTCGGCTCAGAGGGCTTGTAA